A window of Phragmites australis chromosome 2, lpPhrAust1.1, whole genome shotgun sequence genomic DNA:
AAAAGGTCTAGCTCGATGCttttctttttgtaaaaaataaaagaaagatagagagagggagaggtatAGTTCATGCGGCTGCTTCTCATGCATGCAGACCTCACTGATTAAAGTGGCTGTGCACCGTAGGACTCAGAGACTCTCAGAGGTAGCTAGAGATCGATCGACCGGAAGGGAGCATTATATTATAGGAGGCATGCATGCGCTTGACAACTCGATCGATATGATACGTGTAAGTGTGTCTCGAGAAGCTCACACACCAGTCATTTGGTTGGCCTCTGTATACctacatgcacatgcatgcagAAGTTTTGTGTGCTAGCTAGGCTGCCTGCGCACAGCAGCAGTCCCTTCAGGTTAAGGGTCTATATATATGCAACCGTATAGCCcaatcgagagagagagagagaaggtgggACATAAGCAAGTTCACATGAAATTTAATACTAAGGGCCAATTTGGAACCACAAATATGAAGACATGTCTAGCCAAAATTGTCACGAATTATATATGGAACACATGAATTGTTGAAACGAACCGTTTAATACTCCATAGGGAAAAAGTGCAGGAATCTGGTGACATGGACAATATAAAAGCAATTTCCTTAAGCTCTAACCTTATATtagatttttctcaaaaattctAATGGACTGGCCTATTTTTGGTAATTTTTGGGGATGTATTCTTTCGTTCCAAAGAGGACGTAGGAATTCCTTTGAACTCTAATGCTATACATAATTCTTCCATTTTTTCTTTGTCCCAAATAGGCCAAACAGAAGTGTAAAAGACAGTAATTTCtaaagataaatttataaatatgtttTGGCTTCAAACGTGTGGTTTAAAATAGAACTCACCGATGGTGCCCAATTTACATATGGAGAGTTCTTAACTAGTTAGAATTACCTCAAAATTCATGTTACAATTTGAGTTTCAAATTCTTTAAACTTGATCTTTacctataattttttatctggaagaaaaattatttctataaaTCAAATTGAAGTATTACATATATAGGAATTTAATGTACAGTAATTCCAATATTCTCCTAATTTAACTTGAATCTGCTTCGGGCATtcaaatgaaaagaaaatttgaatCATATACCAACTTTTTTATACTGAGTTCATGAATAGTATCATTTGCAGTGTAAACGAACAACAAAAAAGGTTAAGGCTTCTTTTTTTATCTTGTCGCTATTGTCGTGAAGTTGTATATTCTGCAGGAGGAAAATGTTATTTAGTAGATCGACTTAACTTTATAAGCGGTTGCTAATATCTGTAACAATGactttttaatttcaaattggCACGCTTCTATGGTCAATTAGGCTGGACCATAGATTGAACTCAAGTTACTCAACTCATGCTAGCTGTAGGCCAATTTCCACCAAATATATCAGgtgttgcatgcatgatctaCCCAAGTAGCCATAGTACAACTGGAATAAATACAAGGCTAGCCACTGCAGACCCTGCTGGCTCTAGCGGTGTCTTTCTGTGAATTATTATTGTGATTATAACATGCGATATATTTTTCTGCATTATACTAATTATGTAAACATCGGTTTACTTGAACATACTTATTTTCCCCTTAACGTACATATCTGTTATTTACTGCAGGTCGCAGctgattttcttttatttaaaGTCTAATTCACCTTTCGCCTTTAGATTTTTATAAGGCTGGATGTTAATCTAATGGATGAATACTGTGACTAATGCTAAAAAATAAGTATACTTTGCAGATAGACAATCTTCTTTATTAATGTATAAGACATTAGATTTCAACCGGAAAAAAACATGACCCGTTAGATTTCATGTGCTTGGATTCAGTACTAGTGTTGTGATCATTTTAGAAATGATAACACCACAGTCCCATCTGAAATAAGTATAGCAATATGTATGCCGGAAAGTTGCCTCCATCAAGAACAGTTGCGCAGTAGTAGTCAATATGTAACGGTCCAAAATCCTAAGGAGTAGCTTCCTCGAGAGTGAGTACTCGCTGCTCCGGTTCAGGACTCATCCAGATTCCAGGCCGGCCGCTAGTACTTCAGGCTTCGAACATGGGGGCAAGCTTTTTTCATGAGCCAGCTCATAattttgccatcttcatcctagTGGACTTGCGGTGCACACGTCAAATCACGTTTAATGTGATGTGCAGCCGGAGTTCTGAGTTCATATGCTTCAGCTCCACATAGGGAAATGTATAGAGTCCAGAATATTATTGAGTAGCACTCACTTATGTTCAAAAGATATTCTCAGCTTGCCACACTCTTGGACATTAATCTTTCATCCAGTTGGTCACAATTAGTGACATTTTAGGTTATATACTGTCAATCTATTTAAATTAAAGGCTCATTTGAAACGTAGATTGGAAAAATGTacgaataaaaaaaatataggaataAGATAGGGTGACAGATGGAAAACATAGGATTGTAAAATAGAGGAATTTTTTCAAAGTTAGTGTTTGGATTAGCGCAGAAAAAACATAAGAATCTGCCTGGATCCTACACGacgagaagagaaaaaagagcttAGAGTGGATTATTTTTTCCAGTACTTTTCCTATAAAATTGAGCGCAAAGGAAGAAAATTTCTTGTGTTATTCTTTTGTGTCCACTCCCGTGAACCAAATAGATGAACAATGAGCGCAAAGGAAAATTTGCTATTCCTATGGTTTTCCTATATTTTTCCTACAAACCAAAGGGGCTCTAAGCTTTGAATGTCGATGTCTTGATATTTCAAAATGATATGAATTGATTCACAATATTAAagttttgctatattttttaaatatattacaatGGACATTACTAATCGAATTCCAGTTTTGCAGATGGTGTTGAAGTCCAAACAACACTTTTTTGTTACCATATATAGGGAGCACATTAGCATGTCAATGGAATTATAGAGAAGTAATTTTTATGTATGTTTATGGTTGTGGATGTAAAATTCAACCGAACATTTGCAAACATCTGTCGTGAAACATGTCACTGAGTACTAACTAATAATTCACTGCAACAGAAACCCAAGAATTAGCATAGATTCTCAGTGCAGACATGTACCTAGGAGTAGAAttgaaagtaattttttttttaaaaaaaactcaaaacacTTCTCTCTTTAATGTCCAAAACAAGCATCCCTAACATAATTTCTTGGCTCTTTACACTAACTTAAACGAGCTGCATCAACCTTAGCGTACGGTCGCGTCTACTCAAGAGGAGGCATTCACATTATTATTTCTGCTGTGGCCGCCGCAGCCGAAGCTGCAGTTGCAGTTAACTTTGTCGGTCTGCCCGTTTGCCGCTGCGGCCGGCGGCACGGTGAGTGGAGCTCCGAAACAGGAGAAGCTGCCGCGGTGTGGCAGCTGCATCAGTGCGTCGCCGGCAGAGACTGCGTGGCCGATGACGTAATCGCCGACCGCAGGCTGGCGCGGAGGGGCCGGGTACGTCGCCGGGTAGTTCATCGGGTGCAGTGTGGATGGCGTTGTGTAGAGGTAATGGTACGGCGGCTGCGGAGACAGCCGCGGATGCACCGGCCGGAACGGGAGGCACGAGTCTCCgatgccgcctccgccgccgccggtgacgcCTCCCCGGAAGGTTCCACCCAATATGGTCGGTGGGGCAGCACCTCCCATATTCACATCCCTGAAACTGTAGCGAGAAAATTGCAACGGCCGTGAGAAACCCTAATCAATGAGAAGGCGCGGTCATGATCATCTTCAGTGGAGTTTTCCTCATGGATGAATGAATATGTGTGCACCTACCTCATCTGCGAGCCGACAGCGGCAAGGCTCTCATTGCCGAAGACGAGTTGCCGGGCACGGTTGAGGGTTTCAGTCTCCCTCTctggaaggaacaccacaaattaGTAACATGCCACAAAACTGGAAGGAAATGTAAAAGAAGAACAACGCTTCGGTCCAGTACTAACTACAATAACATTTTGCATCTAGATCACTATGGCAATTTCTTGATTAAACTTGGTGCAATTATCTAGCTAGGGTTGTTTTTTGATCTTGCCTTGCCGATGCCGGTTCATGTGGCCACCAAGCGCTTGAGACTTGCAGAACTTGAGGGAGCAAAACCGGCACTCGTACACCTTGGCAGcgtcatccttccctccactgCTCTTCTTCTTTATCCCTGCACACATTTGCATCAGGAACCAATCAGTACCCGAAGAAGCTATAAACACTAAGAAGTGTAGAGATCTTGCCTGCCatacaaattaatatattatgcGCAAATGAGTAGACTCTTTTCGTGAAATTTTAAGCTCATGAGGAAACCTCCTCATCAACAGAAAATATCAACATAGTGTATGTTCCTTCTAAATTCTGAACCAATAGTTCTACAAACTAGCTATCGGGCATACATTATTCAAAGCACAAAACTTTAAGAAAGAACTCCATTGTTGTTCACAGAAGCAACACGTTAACAATCGCAGGATGTTCTTTCATGATGAGATGCACCTAAAAGTACTTCACCTTCAGATCAAAGCAATATTAATGTTGTAGCCCTTACTAGCTGCGTCGACACTGGATGTGGCGGTGGTCGTCGAGCTCTCCACCGCTTGCTTGCCGTACTCTTCCGGCAAGTTGTTGAGGTCCAAGGGGCTCCCTTCTTGCCTCCTTTAGTTCACCATGAAGAACAGCAAAAATAGTTAATTTTTCCAACACTAAGTTCTTGGCCGGGAAGAacagtttatatatatataaagatcgACTTCACAAAACTGAAGCAGATCCTATTTACAAAATGATGGGCACAGGAATTCAAAAGACCAAGATGTGCATAGAAAACAAACTAATGCAGCACCAACAACAAGAATAAATATGCAGTAGCAGTTCTACATAGTGCCAGAACGATCTAGATAAGCAATCTGTTCATGGAGACCCAGATTCCTTGTGATAGCGCAGcctgataaaaaaaacttggtACTATgcatagcaaaaaaaaatgataaacaTGTTTGCTCATACAGGAGAGATGGTGCGTGATCAGGAataaagagagaagagaacaaATATGCACACATAAACAGGACAcacagagatagagagagagagtaatgctTCAGAAAAAGAGATGTAGAAAACATGGAGATGAACAATACACCAAAAAAGTCATGAGAGACCGTTGTCTTCTTACATGGTGCAGCAGAGAGAGGAGTGAGACAGCTCAACACTATGATACAATGGAGGTTTTggaaggagaggaaaaagaaaggggGGTGGGTGTATATCGGATGGTGGGGTGGAGTAGAGGTCTCTCAGCTATATGATTGTGTCtgtttggagagagagagagagagaggcagctAGCAGGAGTATTACGGTTTACTAGTATCATATGACACAAAAGCAAAAAGACACTGCAGTTTGGGACAGGAAATGCATAGGGGAAAGGCTGTCTTAAAGTGCTGGTTTGGGGTGTAGATAGAGTGAGAGACGAAGTAGTACTCCAGTAGAGCTATTAGGTGGGGAGAGAGGAAAGCCTGAAAGTTCTCTATCAGTTCACCTCTGCACAGCCgtccctttctctctcctagCACACATTCACACACACGCACACCTAGCTACACTACTGCCTCTCCCTTTACCCCTCAGGGCATCTCCAGCGGTGCCCTTTTTCCGGTGCTACATGCATTTGCCGATCGATATCAGCCAGCAACCGGCGTCCAGCAGAGGGAGTCGGACAAGTGCGAGCGACGGAAAATTTGCGGACAGAATTGCAAGGCCATTTTCAGTAGATATTTAAAAATCCAtcctttataatattattacagtattctGTAATACTGTTACagtattctctatttttttcattctCAACAACtactctatttcctacctttcATTATTCTTCTCATTCCTTCGGATCCACGTGCATACACCAGCTACAGTGATACGGGAGCGTATCCGGCCTCAAATTTTCTGGGAGCCATATCCAACCGGCATCACTGTAGCAGCAAAaaagaagatatgtgatagctGCTGGAGCCGTATGCGACAGCTAGAATCTGTAAAAATACGGAGGCCGATAGTTTGCCTGCTCTCCTGGAGATAGCCTGTTCATGGTGAATGATAGTGGGTATAAAAGGAGAAAGAGagtaataaaaatagaaaatagagtagTTATTagagatgaatttttttttataaaaaataaaaaattctgtAACAGtgttaaataatattataataatattataggagacaaaattttaaaatattatctaaAGATGGCCTCAAGAAGCAGCTAGCAAATATGATCCTTGTATTCTGTGATGGGGTTGCAATCCAAATGAAGCTGTGCTGTTATCCTCTCTCCCCTCCGGccaggaagagagagagatctaGAGAGAGAATGTGTGTCTCGCCATGTTTGTGAGACCATGCATCCACAGCACCACTACTCTTAACACTGCACTGTACTATCTATTTGCAACCAGCAACAGATATGTTTAGGCCTCTCCTGCATGAATCATTAAATAGAGTAAGCTACGCCTCTCTTCTCACTAGATCCATTCGATCTTGCGCAAAGGAACACACGAACAGACATCACACATGCACACATACATCTGTACATGCATGTATAGGCAATAGACCTGTGTCCTTTGTTTGCTTCTTTCTCCCTCATCCTGTGGTTGTGtaggacatgcatgcatgcagcttgAGGGAGGAGACAGAGAGAGGGGCAGTAGGGTAATAAAGACAAGGGCACCTCTTACAAAGCCCTGGTCCAGTATTTAGTTGAGAGGGGAATCCACAAGCACAAGGAGGCTAAGGCCTATAGTAtagctgcatgcatgcttgcttAGCCTTTGAGCTGGGCTAGCTATACAGTAGGTTGATAGCTAGCAAGTGTTGTTGTCAAGTTCTACTGGGAGTTTAGGGAAACCGGCTCTAAGCAAAGTCACAGTGAATAGCATCGTGACTTTGCTTTCGCTGTGGTCTGTTGGATTGGAAAAGGATGGACTAGATTCAACGGTGCAATATGGCTACAGTACTTGTGCTACTGTAAAAATCTCTGGAACTCGTGGTGCAGCATTTCGATGTGAATCAGTGTTCACATTCTCGCTGATTACTGTTTACAGTACTATTCATATTATTCTTTACCTAGCAAAGTCAGAGGAGCCGATTCCTAGTTTAGGGGTGGAGGAAGAGAGAATGTAGGAGTCCTGGTTAAATACTCTCAGTTTATATTAGGCTTCATGCTGGGTAAATGACCAGTAAAAAAAGTGCCTTTTGTTTGGAAAATATCACGCCAGTATAGCAGAAGGATAGGACCTCATGTATGATGACAATGACCTTGGCATACAagcccccgccccccccccccccccctccctctctcatggAATTAGCAAAGGCATGCGAGTAGGTTAGTGGAACAGCCATGGCCTGGCCATGTAAGCCCAGACAACGGAGGAAGCTGATAGGATGGGGAGGAGCTTGTAGAATCAAGcaatcaagaaagaaaagatggaGACAGGCTTGTGACCCGTAAGTACATGCATGCAGGGATACTGCGACTGTTAATTTACCGCTGGTCTAGTCAGGGATCAACGATCAAGCCGCACATCAGGCGGCGGCTTCTTTCCTCGTGATTTGCTTTGCGTGTTGACTTTTGATCCGCCGCCGTACGTAAAGAAACAAGTGCTTTCTCACTTGTACACTCGCACCGCATCGCACCTGGAGTAGCTACTACTCCTGCTAGTGCTTCTTCCCGTTCTTTTTCAATTGGTGTTTTAGGAGTGGAGAAGGAGTATATCGTGTCAGCTCTGGTACATTCTGATGTCTCCAAATTTTGGGAGGAGAGCTGCATCAGACATTttaggtctgtttgtttcagttgtaGGTTGTGAAAAACAGTTTATAGATTatggattgtaaaaagttggattgtaaaatctggattgtaaaagttaGATTGTTACAATTTGGTGAAAggcagattgctggattgttacaatctgggtgttagattgtaacaatctagcttttacaaccagctgtttgtttcagtttttggattgtgatcataatccaacttttacaatccagctgtttgtttcagcttttggattttgatcaGAATCCAGCTTCTACAATCcaaaacaaacagggccttagtgACTCTAATCTCACCGTCATTTCAG
This region includes:
- the LOC133909779 gene encoding LOW QUALITY PROTEIN: zinc finger protein STAMENLESS 1-like (The sequence of the model RefSeq protein was modified relative to this genomic sequence to represent the inferred CDS: substituted 1 base at 1 genomic stop codon), which codes for MVNXRRQEGSPLDLNNLPEEYGKQAVESSTTTATSSVDAARIKKKSSGGKDDAAKVYECRFCSLKFCKSQALGGHMNRHRQERETETLNRARQLVFGNESLAAVGSQMSFRDVNMGGAAPPTILGGTFRGGVTGGGGGGIGDSCLPFRPVHPRLSPQPPYHYLYTTPSTLHPMNYPATYPAPPRQPAVGDYVIGHAVSAGDALMQLPHRGSFSCFGAPLTVPPAAAANGQTDKVNCNCSFGCGGHSRNNNVNASS